In a single window of the Raphanus sativus cultivar WK10039 chromosome 9, ASM80110v3, whole genome shotgun sequence genome:
- the LOC108826250 gene encoding uncharacterized protein LOC108826250, protein MDFDPSGKEASVKETILMEYDEENNQLDVEFCPVEHPVEPEEEDHPVKCPVPISSSLLRNSNEKSKPGWVKHRASCDTPVYPPPRHVRNVRKRHNSFVEEKNSFFTRSMIPTSTLLSHDDEITTSTRSNVTIYRALQQVHEFEP, encoded by the exons ATGGACTTCGACCCCTCA GGAAAAGAAGCTAGTGTGAAGGAGACAATTTTGATGGAATACGATGAAGAGAACAACCAACTCGACGTAGAATTTTGTCCGGTTGAGCATCCGGTTGAACCGGAAGAAGAAGATCACCCGGTTAAATGTCCCGTACCAATCTCATCTTCTCTCCTCCGC AACTCAAACGAGAAATCAAAACCGGGTTGGGTTAAACACAGAGCCAGCTGCGACACTCCGGTTTATCCACCGCCACGTCATGTCCGTAACGTAAGGAAGAGACACAACTCGTTCGTTGAAGAGAAGAACAGTTTCTTCACGAGATCTATGATTCCGACATCGACTCTCCTGTCTCATGATGACGAAATTACAACGTCTACAAGATCCAACGTTACAATCTACCGAGCTCTTCAACAAGTTCACGAGTTCGAACcatga